In Nostoc sphaeroides, the genomic window ATTGAATCTTCTACTTCTATTAAAGGCGATCGCTGCGAATTTACAGGGACACGCCAAAACCGATTCATCCTGGATAAGTTAAGCATTTCGAGTCTAAGTGAAAATTCCACGGAAACAATGCTGAGGACGAAACTATTCGCCCTACTTTAAAGTATTCCCGTTAGAAGAAGCTTTCTTATCCTGCCTTCACGCATCTATGAAGGTTTAGTGCCTATTTTACAAATTAAATTCCTCACAGGAGTTTTAAATGTTAAAAAATTTGATTACATGAATGAGATACCATCATAGCCCCCTCCTCGCTTGCGGGGAGGGGGTTGGGGGGTGGGGTTCTTCGAGTTTAATAAGTAATCAAGCGAACATGATACGACGTTACCGTGAACTGTAACGCCAAGCCTAAACATAATTTTGTATAAAAAAACAACCAAACCGAATAAATTCGTTGTGAAAAAGTGGTGGCTTGGCAAAATACAGGCGAGTTAAAATCAGCACAACACAAGAAACTAACTCGTTCCCCAGGCTTTGCTGATAACCCATTAGACTGACTATTACCCACAAAAAATCAATTATGGGATGGAGGGTGAGTTTACACGCACTGCTAATCTGTAACCACACTTTAAGTATAAGTAAGCACCCTGTTGCTAGTAGTATCTAGAGACAGAAAAAGCCCCAAGGCAACAACTAAGCAATAGTTACCTTAAGATATTCGGCATTACGTACTAGCGGTGGCAATTAAGGTTACACAGTGGGATTAATCACAAACAAAAGCGGCTGTTCGTCTATTTCAGTAAACTCAACTTCCAGAGTATAAGTTGGGTTAAGTTGCTCGCAACCTAACTCTACACTTAAGTATCCCGGAGTTGAAGATGTAGCCATTGCTAAAGTTCCACTTCCGCGAAGTGTCAAAGTTCCTTTAACGGGTAACTCAGCCTGAACAAGTAACTTCGTAAGTTTACCTACAGACTGATACTCTACCCTGATGTTCAAATTACCGACAGTGGTTAGCCATTGTCTTTCTACCACCGGACTAGTTGCTGAAAGTGGTAGAGTCAGATTTTCCAGCAGTTGTTTAGCCGCCAGCAACGACAAAGCCATTTGTTGACGCGGTTGTAAATCTGCATAATCGCTCTGAATATTGGGCATTGTCTCCAGAGTACTTACAGATCGGTAGGTGCTTCTTAGCACCAATCCCGCGATATCGTTTAGTGCTTGAGACTCGTTGGGAAAAAAGTTCTCCACCACTTGAACTAATTTTGCTCCCAAAGGCACTGAAGATGTCACCATTGATTGACATTTTTCTAGTAATTGCTGGAAAACTCTTTCCGGCAAGGGAAGCGGCAGGTTCAACTTCGACTGTTGTACCATCCATCCCCAGGTAGGAACGAGCGTCATTGACGGTTCATCAACAAAATCGGGATAGTCGATTAATTGTGTTTCCCAAGGAAATAAAGGTGGGTGTTCTTGGGCTTGGGTTTGTAAGCGATTCTTAAGGACAGCTTGGAAACGATCTAGCACAGTAGGAATTTCTCCCAATTGAAAGGTCTGGGGCGTTCCTCCCAATTTTGGCTCACTGCTTTTTGAAGCAGTGGCTTCATTGTGGAGGTTTTTTACCCCGTCATTTACCTCACATTCTACAGATTGG contains:
- a CDS encoding PatU, with translation MNSDSESLQSQYLGWLLTDDVKNTDQSVECEVNDGVKNLHNEATASKSSEPKLGGTPQTFQLGEIPTVLDRFQAVLKNRLQTQAQEHPPLFPWETQLIDYPDFVDEPSMTLVPTWGWMVQQSKLNLPLPLPERVFQQLLEKCQSMVTSSVPLGAKLVQVVENFFPNESQALNDIAGLVLRSTYRSVSTLETMPNIQSDYADLQPRQQMALSLLAAKQLLENLTLPLSATSPVVERQWLTTVGNLNIRVEYQSVGKLTKLLVQAELPVKGTLTLRGSGTLAMATSSTPGYLSVELGCEQLNPTYTLEVEFTEIDEQPLLFVINPTV